From the Streptomyces sp. KMM 9044 genome, one window contains:
- a CDS encoding MarR family winged helix-turn-helix transcriptional regulator, translating to MGETSGLNEPTLEEQIAAYQREFQDLDPQVEKIVNALSRLNRRMNVAYGRQIAELGITNADWEVLKVLVLAGAPYRMGPSDLAKRLGLTPAAMTHRIDRMVAEGLVNRERDETNRVRVIVEATSAGREKWLEVMRMAAGFEEDLLQDLSSEERIALGEVLTRLLRRVEDAQPDAGGRLTDLD from the coding sequence ATGGGCGAGACCTCCGGCCTCAACGAGCCGACACTCGAAGAGCAGATCGCCGCGTACCAGCGCGAGTTCCAGGACCTCGACCCCCAGGTCGAGAAGATCGTCAACGCGCTGTCCCGGCTGAACCGCCGCATGAACGTCGCCTACGGCCGCCAGATCGCCGAGCTCGGCATCACCAATGCCGACTGGGAGGTCCTCAAGGTCCTCGTCCTGGCCGGCGCCCCGTACCGCATGGGTCCCAGTGATCTCGCCAAGCGCCTCGGACTCACGCCGGCCGCCATGACCCACCGGATCGACCGCATGGTGGCGGAGGGACTCGTCAACCGGGAACGGGACGAGACGAACCGCGTGCGGGTCATCGTCGAGGCGACATCCGCCGGCCGCGAGAAGTGGCTCGAGGTGATGCGCATGGCGGCGGGTTTCGAGGAGGACCTGCTCCAGGACCTCTCCTCGGAGGAGCGGATCGCCCTGGGTGAGGTGCTCACCCGCCTTCTGCGCAGGGTGGAGGACGCCCAGCCCGACGCCGGCGGGCGCCTCACCGATCTGGACTGA
- a CDS encoding oxidoreductase → MTGRTIVVTGANSGIGRVAARVLAAKGARVVFAVRDAGKGREAAAGVSGHTEVRRLDLADLSSVRAFAEDFTDPVDVLINNAGVMIPPFSRTADGFELQFGTNHLGHFALTNLLLPQIRERVVTLSSNGHKMGSIDFDDLNWEHRPYRAMSAYAQSKLANLLFTSELQRRLTEAGSPVIATAAHPGLAATNLLRYDGRGRVRHRVKTAVAGLLTQSEDAGALPTLYAAVADVPGNSYAGPSGFMEGRGAPELVGRSAKAQDAEVARRLWKVSEDLTGVVFPRSALRAD, encoded by the coding sequence ATGACGGGCCGCACGATCGTCGTCACCGGCGCGAACAGCGGGATCGGCCGCGTCGCCGCCCGCGTCCTCGCCGCCAAGGGGGCGCGCGTCGTGTTCGCCGTACGCGACGCCGGAAAAGGGCGTGAGGCAGCCGCCGGGGTGTCCGGCCACACCGAGGTCCGCCGGCTCGACCTCGCCGACCTCTCCTCGGTCCGCGCGTTCGCCGAGGACTTCACCGACCCCGTCGACGTACTGATCAACAACGCGGGCGTGATGATCCCGCCGTTCTCCCGCACGGCCGACGGCTTCGAGCTGCAGTTCGGCACCAACCACCTGGGGCACTTCGCGCTCACGAACCTCCTCCTGCCACAGATCCGGGAGCGGGTCGTCACTCTCTCGTCCAACGGCCACAAGATGGGCTCGATCGACTTCGACGACCTCAACTGGGAGCACAGGCCGTACCGGGCGATGTCCGCGTACGCGCAGTCCAAACTCGCCAACCTGCTGTTCACCTCGGAACTCCAGCGCCGGCTCACCGAGGCCGGCTCCCCCGTGATCGCCACCGCCGCGCACCCGGGTCTGGCGGCCACCAACCTGCTGAGGTACGACGGCCGGGGACGTGTCCGCCACCGCGTGAAGACCGCGGTGGCGGGCCTCCTCACACAGAGCGAGGACGCCGGCGCCCTCCCCACCCTCTACGCAGCCGTCGCGGACGTCCCTGGCAACAGCTACGCGGGGCCGAGCGGCTTCATGGAGGGCCGCGGCGCCCCGGAACTGGTCGGCCGCTCGGCGAAGGCGCAGGACGCCGAGGTGGCCCGCCGCCTGTGGAAGGTTTCCGAAGACCTGACGGGAGTCGTCTTCCCCCGCTCCGCTCTCCGGGCCGACTGA
- a CDS encoding TetR/AcrR family transcriptional regulator codes for MPDAIADATEERPYHHGNLRAALLDAAARGLRERGADQLSLRDLAREVGVSHAAPRRHFPDRQALLDALAEDGFARLDTVLRAAPAGPDEDFPSRVRAAMTAYTRFATENAALLELMYTSKHRPGAERIFKAAEAPFGLMNALIVQGQEQGALQAGEPERIGIVLFATLQGIASITNGNIVRPELLDGLVETAVEQFLRGARPLA; via the coding sequence ATGCCAGACGCGATCGCGGACGCCACCGAAGAGAGGCCCTACCATCACGGCAACCTCCGGGCCGCCCTGCTCGACGCGGCCGCGCGCGGCCTGCGGGAGCGTGGCGCGGACCAGCTGTCGCTGCGCGACCTGGCCCGGGAAGTCGGCGTCAGCCACGCCGCGCCGCGCCGGCACTTCCCGGACCGCCAGGCACTGCTCGACGCGCTCGCCGAGGACGGGTTCGCCCGGCTGGACACGGTGCTGCGCGCCGCGCCGGCGGGCCCGGACGAGGACTTCCCCTCGCGCGTACGGGCCGCCATGACGGCCTACACCCGCTTCGCCACCGAGAACGCGGCGCTCCTCGAGCTGATGTACACCAGCAAGCACCGGCCGGGTGCGGAGCGGATCTTCAAGGCGGCGGAGGCGCCGTTCGGGCTCATGAACGCCCTGATCGTCCAGGGCCAGGAGCAGGGGGCGCTCCAGGCGGGCGAACCCGAGCGGATCGGGATCGTCCTGTTCGCGACCCTCCAGGGCATCGCTTCGATCACCAACGGCAACATCGTCCGGCCGGAACTGCTCGACGGGCTGGTGGAGACCGCCGTCGAGCAGTTCCTGCGCGGTGCCCGCCCGCTTGCGTGA
- a CDS encoding SDR family oxidoreductase: MTTSSEAQKLIVVTGASTGMGASAARELARRGFHVLAGVRRNRDADAVRSTGIEPVILDITKSEQVEALAARVADDPRALHALVNNAGVQVNAPVETLPMTEWRRVFEVNLFGHIAVTQALLPALLRSKGRVINISSVGGTAAMATYGAYAGAKFALEAVSDSLRREVAPLGVQVVVIQPGGVRTELAARGVEAANEMAVRMTPEQDERYGSLVRANNELMVTGTASGLTADAAALVIAKAVTTRKPRTRYTAGRDAALITRLVRILPDRTLDRVLAANLRRHHPKGAVG; the protein is encoded by the coding sequence GTGACAACGTCATCTGAAGCCCAGAAGCTGATCGTCGTGACCGGAGCCTCCACGGGCATGGGCGCGTCGGCCGCCCGCGAACTGGCTCGCCGGGGCTTTCACGTCCTGGCCGGCGTGCGACGCAACCGTGACGCCGACGCCGTCCGATCGACCGGCATCGAGCCGGTCATCCTCGACATCACCAAGTCCGAGCAGGTGGAGGCACTCGCCGCGCGGGTCGCCGACGACCCGCGCGCCCTGCACGCGCTCGTCAACAACGCCGGCGTCCAGGTGAACGCCCCGGTCGAAACCCTGCCGATGACGGAGTGGCGGCGGGTCTTCGAAGTCAACCTGTTCGGCCACATCGCCGTCACTCAGGCGCTCCTCCCCGCACTGCTGCGCAGCAAGGGCCGCGTGATCAACATCAGCTCGGTCGGCGGCACGGCCGCCATGGCCACATACGGCGCCTACGCGGGCGCGAAGTTCGCCCTGGAGGCGGTCAGCGACTCACTCCGCCGGGAGGTCGCGCCGCTGGGCGTACAGGTGGTGGTGATCCAGCCCGGCGGCGTCCGCACGGAGCTGGCCGCCCGCGGGGTCGAGGCGGCGAACGAAATGGCCGTCCGGATGACGCCGGAGCAGGACGAGCGCTACGGCAGCCTGGTCCGGGCGAACAACGAACTGATGGTCACGGGCACTGCATCGGGCCTGACCGCCGACGCCGCCGCCCTGGTCATCGCGAAGGCCGTGACAACCCGCAAGCCGCGCACCCGCTACACCGCCGGCCGGGACGCCGCCCTGATCACCCGCCTGGTCCGGATCCTGCCCGACCGCACACTCGACCGCGTCCTCGCCGCCAACCTGCGCCGCCACCACCCGAAGGGAGCCGTCGGCTGA
- a CDS encoding TetR/AcrR family transcriptional regulator, with the protein MTTRAESAAATRRALLDAAAELLDLGGTEAVTLREVGARAGVTRGAPYRHFTGKDSLLTSVAAEGWERIGDRVHTLRTDPALSASEKLRGALHALIDVGRDQPHLYQVLFRRRANLPGQLGDGMDRIRRQLCGPEGDPAVADRAAERFQDEFLDIVAALVGERNARHYGAVLLTSAHGIAGMELSGHLDTDKWHTTAGELVDALVRMVTGAGEVT; encoded by the coding sequence ATGACCACCCGCGCGGAGTCCGCCGCCGCCACCCGCCGTGCCCTGCTCGACGCGGCCGCCGAACTCCTCGACCTCGGCGGCACCGAAGCGGTCACCTTGCGCGAGGTGGGCGCGCGGGCAGGCGTGACCCGGGGAGCGCCGTACCGGCACTTCACGGGCAAGGACAGCCTGCTCACCTCCGTCGCGGCCGAAGGCTGGGAACGGATCGGCGACCGGGTGCACACCCTGCGGACCGACCCGGCCCTGTCCGCCTCCGAGAAGCTGCGCGGCGCTCTCCACGCCCTCATCGACGTCGGCCGGGACCAGCCGCACCTGTACCAGGTGTTGTTCAGGCGGCGCGCGAACCTCCCCGGGCAACTCGGTGACGGGATGGACCGCATCCGGCGTCAGCTGTGCGGGCCGGAAGGCGACCCGGCCGTGGCCGACCGCGCGGCCGAGCGCTTCCAGGACGAGTTCCTGGACATCGTCGCCGCCCTCGTGGGAGAGCGGAACGCACGGCACTACGGAGCCGTGCTGCTGACCAGCGCCCACGGCATCGCGGGCATGGAGCTCAGCGGCCACCTCGACACGGACAAGTGGCACACCACCGCCGGCGAACTCGTCGACGCCCTCGTCCGCATGGTCACGGGTGCCGGCGAGGTGACATAG
- a CDS encoding nucleotidyl transferase AbiEii/AbiGii toxin family protein, with the protein MNLSGLHRRLPPDVLTIGTPYPLVITGGYAVQAHGLVNRLSQDLDVATENPAPMADIAEQLRRALTERGWRVTVIGVDPLSARHLAADPDTAPDTGEDCAVDVLKENLWAAPLTTAYGPVLALDDVIGTKVRALADRGAVRDLIDVHAASAHHTVTVLERLGERHGRDEFRREDPSDRLAGAEWYDDEEFAAYDLTGEQITQLRTWARQWANDLDQRLGEDEDPQGT; encoded by the coding sequence GTGAACCTCAGCGGCCTGCACCGCCGTCTCCCGCCGGACGTCCTCACCATCGGCACGCCCTATCCGCTGGTCATCACCGGCGGATACGCCGTCCAGGCACACGGGCTGGTGAACCGGCTCAGTCAGGACCTCGACGTCGCCACGGAGAACCCCGCCCCCATGGCGGACATCGCCGAGCAGCTGCGCCGGGCCCTGACGGAGCGGGGCTGGCGCGTGACGGTGATCGGCGTCGACCCGCTGTCGGCCCGCCACCTCGCGGCCGACCCGGACACCGCCCCGGACACCGGCGAGGACTGCGCGGTGGATGTCCTCAAGGAGAACCTGTGGGCCGCGCCGCTCACCACCGCATACGGCCCGGTCCTCGCCCTCGACGACGTGATCGGGACCAAGGTCCGTGCCCTCGCCGACCGCGGCGCGGTCCGCGACCTGATCGACGTCCATGCCGCCTCCGCCCACCACACGGTCACCGTGCTCGAGCGGCTGGGCGAACGGCACGGCCGCGACGAGTTCCGCCGCGAGGACCCGAGTGACCGCCTGGCGGGCGCCGAGTGGTACGACGACGAGGAGTTCGCCGCCTACGACCTCACCGGGGAGCAGATCACGCAGCTCAGGACATGGGCCCGCCAGTGGGCGAACGACCTCGACCAACGCCTCGGCGAGGACGAGGACCCTCAGGGCACCTGA
- a CDS encoding YdeI/OmpD-associated family protein: MVTGTELDELIVADGAALRAWLLDNHTASPGVWLALTRKGGSVTTLTWQQAVDEALCFGWIDGQARKRDEESSWRRLTPRRPRSVWSQRNVANVARLEAAGLMLPAGRAAVDAAKADGRWTAAYAPSSEAEVPADLRAAIAADPAAQAMFEVLTRTNRFALINRVDAVKRAETRTRKIAECVAMLVRHETVHPQRARPADPSAS; the protein is encoded by the coding sequence CTGGTGACCGGAACCGAGCTGGATGAGTTGATCGTTGCTGACGGTGCGGCGCTGCGCGCGTGGCTGCTGGACAACCACACCGCCTCTCCTGGCGTGTGGCTCGCCCTGACCAGGAAAGGCGGCTCCGTCACCACGCTGACCTGGCAGCAGGCGGTCGACGAGGCACTGTGCTTCGGCTGGATCGACGGGCAGGCCCGCAAGCGTGACGAGGAGAGTTCCTGGAGGCGGCTCACCCCGCGCCGGCCCCGTAGCGTCTGGTCCCAGCGCAACGTCGCCAACGTGGCCCGGTTGGAGGCGGCCGGTCTGATGCTGCCCGCCGGCCGCGCCGCGGTGGACGCCGCGAAGGCCGACGGGCGGTGGACGGCCGCCTATGCGCCGTCATCGGAAGCGGAGGTGCCGGCCGACCTGCGAGCCGCGATCGCCGCCGACCCAGCGGCGCAGGCGATGTTCGAGGTGCTCACCAGGACCAACCGCTTCGCCCTCATCAACCGGGTCGATGCCGTCAAGCGGGCCGAGACGCGCACCCGGAAGATCGCCGAGTGCGTGGCGATGCTGGTCCGGCACGAGACGGTCCACCCGCAGCGAGCCAGGCCGGCGGACCCGTCGGCGTCGTGA
- a CDS encoding restriction endonuclease has translation MTRHRPPARRRTRRPSRRQQQRDAQLLVFAVVAVAAIGLVVMAVNWLLAHWWVLVVVLVLAVLAGGGWLYGRQQRVRWEAVRARGLRYGLPQLDALHHTRFEDAVRELMQRDGCRDARRVGGRGDLGADVKATDPFGRRWVIQCKHRRDGVRGSAVGTPDLQVLNGTARQVHGADVAVIVTNGRVTGPAVTFAGQQRLHVVDRQTLAVWASGSRPLWELLRAVPPPRRPTPLS, from the coding sequence GTGACCCGGCACCGGCCGCCGGCTCGGCGGCGTACGAGGCGACCGAGCCGGCGGCAGCAGCAGCGGGACGCGCAACTGCTCGTCTTCGCCGTGGTGGCGGTTGCCGCCATCGGCCTGGTGGTGATGGCGGTCAACTGGCTGCTGGCGCACTGGTGGGTCCTCGTCGTGGTCCTGGTGCTCGCCGTGCTGGCCGGTGGGGGTTGGCTGTACGGCCGGCAGCAACGGGTGCGGTGGGAGGCGGTGCGGGCGCGGGGCCTGCGCTACGGGCTTCCTCAGCTGGACGCGCTGCACCACACGCGGTTCGAGGACGCGGTACGGGAGCTGATGCAGCGTGACGGCTGCCGGGACGCACGGCGGGTCGGGGGCCGCGGGGACCTGGGCGCGGACGTGAAGGCCACCGATCCGTTCGGGCGGCGCTGGGTGATCCAGTGCAAGCACCGCCGTGACGGCGTTCGGGGTTCGGCGGTGGGGACGCCGGATCTGCAGGTACTCAACGGCACGGCCCGGCAGGTACACGGGGCCGACGTCGCGGTGATCGTCACGAACGGCCGGGTGACCGGTCCCGCGGTGACGTTCGCCGGACAGCAGCGACTGCACGTCGTCGACCGCCAGACGCTGGCCGTGTGGGCGTCGGGCTCGCGTCCACTGTGGGAGCTGCTGCGGGCGGTTCCGCCCCCGCGTCGCCCGACCCCTCTGAGCTGA